AGTAATCGGAAAAGATCAACGTAATTTGGTTCTCCTGAAAGATACGGTACTCAATATATACGAATCACTTCGATTTACAGAATTACAGGTGGAATGTAAATACCCTCAGATAAAAGCGATCCTTCCAGAGACCATTACATTTATCTCTTCGGAGGAGTTATTGCAAAAGTACCCAGACTTAAGTGCCAAAGAACGAGAAAATGCCATCACAAAAGAACACGGTGCGGTATTTCTTTACGGCATTGGCGGTGCACTGAGCAATGGGGTAGCACATGATGGTCGGGCGGCAGATTACGACGATTGGAGTACAACAAATGAAGCTGGCTACAATGGGTTAAATGGTGATATCCTTGTTTGGAATCCTATTTTAAATTCAGCATTCGAACTTTCATCCATGGGGATCCGTGTCGACAAAACAGCATTAGCCCATCAGATGGAAATTAGAAATTGCAGCGAAAAGTCTAAACTAACCTTTCATAGCATGCTTCTTAACGATGAATTACCCGAATCTATGGGCGGTGGTATCGGTCAATCACGTGTCTGTATGTTTATGCTTAAAAAGCAACATATCGGTGAAGTACAGGTCAGTATCTGGGAAGAAGATAAAAAACAAGCTTTACGCGAAGAAGGTATTGACATACTCTAAACCAATACTTTTAAAGTATTACACTTTAAAGCTTTAAAAAGCGTCCGGCGCTATAAAGTCTTATACAAAAATCTGACAAAGGTAATCCATCTGAAAGAGATGGGTTACCTTTTCGTTTTAATTAGTACTTTTGTACTATGCAGCTAGAAGCTATTTTAAATAAATTAGGCATTTCATCCCTGAATGAAATGCAACAAAAGGTATTGGACACCTATCAACAAGATAAAGATCTCATCTTGCTCTCTCCTACAGGATCAGGAAAAACCTTAGCCTTTTCATTATTAATACTACAACAGCTAAAAGATATCGCGCGTGAAGTACAGGTTTTGGTTTTAGTACCTACCCGTGAACTCTCCTTACAGATCGAGCAAGTCATCCGAAAATTAGCAACAGGATACAAAGTGACCTGTGCCTATGGCGGACATAGCATACGTATCGAAAAAAACGCATTCAAAGATGCGCCATCTATTCTTATTGGTACCCCAGGTCGAATAAAACAGCATCTTGAAGAGGGAAATTTTGATCCGACACAGATCCATACCATAATACTAGATGAATTTGACAAGTCATTGGAGCTTGGCTTTCATCAGCAAATGGATTTTATTATTCGTCACATGCCAAAAATTAAGTCGCGCATATTGACCTCTGCGACAACAATGGAGACCATTCCGGCTTTTACGCAGATTCAGGATCCCATTACTGTCGATTTCCTGAAAGATGCAAACAATATCCCGCGGATCACGATAAAAAAAGTAGTTGCAACCAGTCAAAAGAAACTGGAAGCGCTTTTAAAACTTATCTGCAAGATCGGTACAAAAAAAATGATTATTTTTTGCAACCATCGTGATGCTGTTGACCATATCAGCGACCTATTGGATAATCGTAATATCATCCATGACATCTTTCATGGTGGTTTGGAGCAACAGGACAGAGAGCTGGCGCTGCTAAAATTCAGAAACCACTCTAATAATGTCCTGATTACCACAGACCTTGCTGCACGGGGATTGGATATCCCTGAAGTGGATGCAATCATTCACTATCAGCTTCCACATAAAGAAGATGATTTTACACACCGTAATGGACGCACGGCGCGCATGCAGGCAAAAGGTGATGTATATGTCATTTTAAAACCTGAAGAAAATTACCCTTACATTTTGGAAGATACGGCAGAAGAGGAGTTCCCGGACTTTTATGACCTGCCCGAAAACTCACCTTTCGCTACACTCTATGTCAGCGCCGGAAGGAAGGATAAGGTCAACAAAATTGACATCGTCGGCTTTCTATTAAGTCTGGAAGGCATCGAAAAAGACGATATCGGAATTATCGAAGTCAAAGACAAAATTGCTTATGTTGCTGTCAGACGTAAACTGGCTTTAGCGATCATCAATGCCGCAAACGGACAGAAGGTCAAAGGCCGAAAAGTTAAAGTCGGAAGAACGTAGAAAGCATAACAAGGTATATTTACATATAAAAAAAAGAGGTTTGTTGAACAAACCTCTTTTTTTTATATGTAGCGCATTGCGCTTTATTTGATCAATCCAGATCTTTTAAATAGCCAAGATAACGCTGTACAGCTTCCCGTTTTTGATCCGTTAGATGAAAATCAAGATGTGCCGTTAAATATTTTGTATAATCAAACCCTTCAAATTCGGGGAGACCTTCAATGACGTCGGTCGCATGAGCCACGCCATAAGCTAGGGCATCATTGAAATCTTTCACAAACGATTCAGGCAGCTTTTTATTGCTTACCCAAAGGGCAAACGCAAACGGCAATCCTGTAAAATCAAACCATTCCTTCCCCAAGTCATAAACGTAGGGTACGGTATTCTTTTTACCGAAGGTGCGGTCACCGATCAGAACATAAGCATCCGGTTCCACACTATCATCTGTAATCAACTGAATCTCTCTTTTCCAATAATTCTTTAGCAGCACACGGGCAAGGCCATTAGAAGTACGCGATTGCTTATCCAGTCTGAGGGTATCCACCTCCGTAATGGGCTTATTGGAAAAAATAAACACCGAATCAACGGCACCTTCAGTTCCGATACAAAAATCTGTATTGATATAATATTCAGGAAGACTTAGTAGTGCGGCAGTCGGAATAATTCCCATATCCGCCTCGTCATCTATTACTTTTTGTGCGCAGGCACTTGGATAATCGACACTGAGATCAATCTGATCCATTACCTTTGATTTGCGTATTCCGTTCAAAAACGGATATGTGTTTGTATACGATACGGCTGAAACTCTAATTTTATTCATTCATCAATGCTTCTAGGTGGTCTGTATTGTAATGGTCTATAATTTCAAATTGACCATTATTATACAGCAATTTATATAAAGCAGTATTTGTGTGTGGAAAATCATCCATATATCGGGCATCAATACCAGTCATGAGGCAAAGCATGATACGTAGGGCACGGCCATGCATACAAACAAGGATATTTTCTTCATTTGTTTGGGCCAGCATATGATCCAATGCAACCTGCTGGCGTTCCATTAATGCATTAGGAGATTCTCCATTTTCAATACTGACATTCAATTCTCCGTTGCGCCATGCAGCAACTAATTGCTCAAAACCAGACAACAACTCAGGCGTCTGCTCTTTCCCTTCGTAGATTCCCCAGCTGATTTCGTCCAACCCGACAAGCTGTTCCCAGGGTAAATTTTGGTCAATAAAGCCTTTTACCGTCTGATGGGTCCGTAATAAAGTCGAGGTATATACTTTGTCAAAAGGCACTGTATTGTACCGTTCAAAGAAAGCCTGAGCCTGGGCCATGCCTGTTTCATTTAATGGAGAATTAACCCCCCTCCCCTGCACTATGCCCTTTAGATTTAAATCAGTCTGTCCGTGTCGTATAAAATAAAATGTCTTTTTCAAAATGAATATGATCTAGTTTATGGGTTCACAACAGGTAGTGCATAATAACTTTTCTTTTTGGTATCCTCTTCAAAGACAACATCATTATAGTCAGTTACCACATTATACAATGTATCGCGTTCAATGGGATGACGGCCTACCTTTTTAATCAATTCCACAACCTCTTTTGTTGTCATTCCAGGTTTTTGCTCTTCCGCACCAGCCATACTGTATATTTTGGTCGTATCGTCCAACGTACCATCAATATCGTCCACGCCAAAAGCTAGGGACAATTGTGCAGTATCTCTTGATATCATAGCCCAGTAGGCTTTGATATGATCAAAATTATCCATGTAGATCCGTGCGATCGCATAATTTCTTAAATCTTCGATAACAGACACCTCAGGGATATGTGACATCTGGTTCTCCTTATTTCGAAATTTCAATGGAATAAAAGTCTGGAAGCCGCCCGTTTTATCCTGAAGCTGTCGCAAACGTTCCATATGATCTACCCGATGCCAAAATTGCTCAATATGACCGTATAACATCGTTGCATTTGTATGCATGCCGAGACGATGTGCTTGCTCGTGAATATCTAACCACTGCTCTGCCGTACACTTATCATGCGCAATCTGTTCCCGAATTTCCGGATGAAAGATTTCTGCTCCACCGCCGGGCATCGAATCGAGACCACAAGATTGCAAATATTTCAGTCCATCGTAGTGACTCAACTTTGCTTTCTTGAAAATGTAATAATATTCTACTGGCGTGAGTCCCTTAATATGTAATTCGGGTCGATGTGCTTTACATCTTTTAAAGAAATCCGCATAAAACTCGAGGTTTTGCTTCGGCACAACACCACCTGTAATATGCACTTCAGTAACGGCTTCATTGTCATATTTCTTCACAATATCCATCATGCCATCGACTTCCATTTCCCAACCTTCGGCGCGCTCTTTAATTAGTCTGGAATACGAACAGAATTTACAATCATATACACAGACATTCGTGGGCTCAATGTGAAAATTACGGTTAAAGAAGGTATGGTCTCCATGACGTTTCTCGCGGATATAATTGGCGAGAACACCAAGATAGCCTAATTCACCTTTTTCGTATAAAAGAACTCCTTCATCAAAAGTGATACGCTCCTCTCGCAAAACTTTCTCGGCTATATTTCTTAATTCAACGTCTAAATGTTTATCATTGATCAAGAAATTTAATTTATCTATTGCGTTCATTAATGTATCTCCTATCTTAAACAAATGTACCTAAAAGGCGACAAAAGTTATAATAAAATGTGATAACACTCATTCAGGATTGCGTCATGTTTAGTCCTACAAAGACAAACAAAACGTTCCTAAAACGACATGCTTAGTCGGTAAATTGCTGCATCTCAATTAACTTCTTATATAAGCCATTATGCTGTAGCAATTCACTATGGCTACCTGTTTCAACAATTTTCCCAGCTTCGATGACCACAATCTTATCCGCATTCTGAATGGTACTTAAACGATGGGCAATCACGACTGTTGTGCGATTATCCATCAATTTATAAAGGGAATCTTGTACTAGTTTCTCGGATTCGGTATCCAGGGCCGAAGTGGCCTCATCGAGCAGCATAATCGGTGGATTTTTCAATACCGCACGTGCAATACAGATCCGCTGACGCTGTCCACCTGACAATTTACCGCCCCGATCGCCAATATTGGTTTGGTACCCCTGATCTGTCTTTAGAATAAACTCATGTGCATTGGCTATTTTGGCAGCTGCTTCGATTTCTTCCTGACTAGCGGCTAGATTGGCAAATGCGATATTATTGAAAATCGTATCATTAAATAAAATTGATTCCTGATTGACCACCCCGATCATACTACGTAAAGAATCCTGATCCAGATCCCTTAGATCCACACCATCAAACAGGATCTGTCCGTCAGTGACATCCATAAATCGTGGAATGAGATCCACTAATGTTGATTTCCCGCCACCTGAGGGACCGACTAATGCAATTACTTTCCCTTTTTCAATCTCAAGGTCTATCCCCTGAAGAATCTTCTTATCTTTTGTATAAGCGAAATTTACATCTTTAAAAACAATACGTTGCTCGAAGCTTTCGACCTTTTTCGCATTCGGTTTGTCGGTCACCTCACTGCGTTCATCAACTAATTCCAACACCCGTTCTCCTGCTGCAAGGCCATTATGAATACCACTAAAAGCATCTGTCAATGCTTTTGCCGGGCGCATGACCTGCGAGAAAATGGCTATATAAGCGATAAATGCAGGTGCCGTCAAACTTTTATCTCCAGATAGCACCAAATGCCCGCCATACAATAAAATAATAGCAACCATCATCACCCCCAGCAGCTCCGAAACAGGAGAACCCAATTGTTGTCTCTTCGCCATTGCCCGACCAATATTGGCATATCGTTCGTTCTCATTATGAAATCTATTTTTTATAAAAGATACTGCATTAAAGGCTTTGATGATTTTAATACCGGATAATGCCTCATCCAGATAGGATATCATATTTCCATAGGATTCCTGAGCTGAACGCGCCTGGCTTTTTAAATTTTTTACAATTCGTGCTATAAAAAATGCTGAAATCGGAATAACCAATAAAGAAAAGAAGGTCAGCTTGGCCGAGATATTAAACAACATCACAATATACGCGATCAGCTGCAAAGGTTCTTTGAATACGACCTGTAGAGTACCCGTTACCGAATACTGTACAACCTGTACATCGGAAGCAACCTTGGAAACGATATCTCCTTTCCGCTGTCCCGTAAAATAACCGACATGCAGATCCATCACATTGTCAAATACTGCCCTGCGTAGTTTCAACAAGGTGTGAATGCGAAAATTTTCCATAATCCGCTGGCAGAAATAACGGAAAAGATTACTGATAAATACAGAAATTACAATAACAATACAAACGTACTTTAATGCACCATAAGCACCAAGCTGGCTATTTGCTACATTCGCATAGTAATTAAACCAGGCCAGAATATCCGTATAAGCCTCAGGTTTTACAACTTCAGTGACAGATTTACCGGTATTAAAAAGTGTATGGAGTAATGGAGCGAGTAATGCTAAATTTAAAGTGCTAAAAACAACCGTAATCAAGGTGCAGATTACATAGGGAATCGCAAATTTCTCAATGGGTTTAGCAAATGATAAGAGCCTAAAATATGTTTTCATTTATTTTGAACTAAGACAAATTAATTTGATACAAAAAATAATTTGCCGACCTCTCCTCTTCCATTAAAATTCTGTTAAGCGAGGAAATTGAACAAAAATAACAAATTAATCAAGAAAAGCACTCATACAGTTCTATTCAATAAAATTCCCAAGGGCAAGTATGAAACGATGATCGTGCTATTCATTTGAAAAAAAGACAAAAATAGCTACTTTTTATAGATAATTCCCTAATTTAGCTTCATTCAAATACCAAAATTATTAAAAATAAAATGCAAATAGACGTTGCCAAAAGATTGCAGCAAACTGAAGAATACTACTTCTCGAAAAAACTAAGAGAAATAGATGAGCTTAACAAACAGGGTGCACGTGTAATCAATCTAGGAATTGGAAGTCCTGACTTACCCCCTCATCCGGAGGTAATAGCGACATTGAATACGAATGCCCAACTTCCAAATGTACATGGCTATCAAAATTACAAAGGGGCTCCAGCTTTAAGACAGGCTGTTGCCGATTGGTATCAACGCTATTATCAGGCCACTTTTAATCCCAATACGGAAATCCTACCACTTATTGGATCGAAAGAAGGTATTGTACATATTTGCATGACTTACCTACAGGAAGGAGACAAGGCTTTAATCCCCAATCCCGGCTACCCTGCTTATGCTGCGGCTGTAAGATTGAGTGGAGCTGAATCGATCACCTATAAGCTTACACAGGAAAAAAATTGGCTGATTGACTTTGACGAACTTCGGAAACAAGACCTATCAAAAGTTAAATTGATGTGGATCAATTATCCACACATGCCTACGGGTGCCTCGGCTTCGGATGCGTTTTACAAAGAACTGATTGAATTTGCAAAGGAATTCAATATTCTTATCTGTCATGATAACCCCTATAGTTTTATCCTGACTGACAAACCGCGTAGTATCATGAGCGTGGAAGGCGCAAAAGAGGTCGCGATAGAATTAAATTCACTGAGCAAATCATCCAATATGGCTGGCTGGAGAGTCGGAGCATTGGTTGGTAGCGAAGAGCGTATCAATCAGGTGTTACGTTTTAAAAGCAATATGGACTCCGGAATGTTTTTGCCAGTTCAATTGGCGGCAGCAAAAGCCTTACAACTGCAAGATTCATGGTATCAGGATCTTAATAAAATTTATGCAGATAGACGTCATAAAGTCTATGAAATCATGAACTTATTGGGCTGTTCATACCAAAAAGATCAGGTTGGTTTATTTGTATGGGCTCAAATCCCAAATTCCTATAAGGATGGTTATGCGCTTAGCGATGCTGTCTTGGACAAAGCACGTGTGTTTATCACACCGGGAGGGATTTTTGGAGATGGAGGGAATCAGTATATCCGGATCAGTCTCTGTGCCACAGTAGAAGTTCTTGAAGAATCCATCCAACGTATTAAGGATAATTTCTAGACACATTTTTCAAAATTAACATTTCAATCAAATGAAGTTTCCGCGATTACAGCAGACAAATAAATATAATCCGGATATCTCATATGGGCTTTGAAAGACAAACACGAATAAATAATTATTCACATATGAATATTGCCATCGTAGGCGTAGGCTTAATTGGCGGCTCAGTTGCCATCCGCTTAAAAGAAACAAAATTCTGCAGTAAGATCATTGGTGTAGATAAAAGTGAAAAAAATCTTGACAAAGCCAAGCAGATAGGCTTTATCGACGAAGCAATGACTTTGGAAGAAGCAATAAAGAACTGTAAGGTACTTATATTGACTATTCCCGTTGATGCGATTTTGCAGGTCGTTCCTCAGATCCTTGATCAGGTGACAGACCAGGTCGTTATCGACATGGGATCTACCAAGACAAACATACTCAACAAAATCAAAGATCACCCCAATAGAGGGCGCTATATTGCAGGTCACCCGATGGCCGGTACGGAATATTCTGGTCCCGAAGCTGCTGTAGCAGGCTTATTCAAAGGGAAGATGATGGTCTATGTTGAGGCCTTTAGAACGGATGAAGATGCGTTCGAAGTTACTGATGCGATCACAGATCAACTGGAGATGCGTACCTGCTTTATGAATGCGGACGAACACGATGTGCATACAGCTTATGTGTCGCATATCTCCCATCTTACTTCATTCGCACTAGCATTGACCGTATTGGAAAAGGAGAAATCGCAGGGACGTATATTTGAGCTGGCAGGATCAGGTTTTGAATCTACAGTCCGTTTGGCTAAAAGTTCACCCGATATGTGGACACCTATCTTCAAACAGAATCGCGAAAATGTACTGGAAGTCCTGGAGGAACATATCAAACAATTGCAATCCTTACATGATTCAATCGCGAGCGAAGATTATGATAAATTGCATAAACTCATCAAGCGTTCCAATAAGATTAAACGTATCATTAAGTAGGATCTGAACTGGTTTAACGTAGAACAATTGCAGTTCCAGAGGAACCTCAACTAAAAATAGAAGGTGGCTATCCAAATTCGGATAGCCACCTTTCTATTTAATTGTATTCATTCTTCCCGCAGTCTCAATTCAATTCTCCTGGGAAAGCTTTTTCTTTTTGATGGCTTACTCGTCTTCCAATTCATTAAACTTATCTAAATCGAGCTTCGCCCCCACTGCATCGCCGAGCTTTTCTTTGATAGCAGCGCGATAAGAATATAAGTCTGAATAATAGGGATTCAATTCAATAGCTGTCGAATAATCCACCAATGCGCCATGCATGTCTTCCAATTTTTCCTTGAGATCGGCTCGCAAAGAATACACATAAAAGTCATCAGGATTCAGTTCGACCAAACGGTCGAAATCAGACAATGCCTCAGGAAGACAGCCCAGACGTTCAAATAAAGAAGCCCGTTCTTCATACACAATAGATGAGTTGCTGTCATTTTCTTCCGCTTTCGCATAATCTTCAAGTGCTTTTTCGGAATAACGGTAAGATTCAAACACCTTGGCACGGAATACATAGGCAGCAGTTTGATTTTCATCCAGCTCGATCGCCTGATTAAAATCATTTAAAGCCAACTCAAAGCAGGTCAATTTAAGATAGAGACTTCCTCTGAAAACAAAGAGGTTACTATCTCCTGTTGTATTTTTATTGATGGCTGAGGTATACAATTCGATCGCCTTCAGATAATCATAACAATGTACATATTCAAGTCCTAATGAATTCAGTTCGTCCGTACTGAGTTCTTTGGGCGTAGATTCCAGCTCTTGAATAACCAGATTTTCGGCTTCAAAATAGCTCACTTCGGCCTGATTTTCCTGCCATTCCAATACACTGTGATAATTAAAATCCAATCTTTTGGCAATCTGGTAATCATAAAATGCGCCCTCATCTTCACCGATCAAGCGATAGACTAGGCATCGGCTTGCATAAAAATAGGGTTCCTCTTTAAAATGTTCAATTGCCCTGCTATAGACAGCGATCGCTTCTTCATAGGCTTTTATTTTAAAATAATAGAGTCCAAGGTAACTGTATGCCAGCGTACTGTTTGACAACACAATGACTTCTTCCAGGACTTGCACAGGATCGTTATCAGCAATAATCCCCATCGAAAAGCCTTGTAACAGGAGTTTGATATCTGCTTGTTGGATGTGATCAAACTCATCCGCGGAAAAGGGAATGATATCCTTTGGAAAAAAAGACGAAATTGGCAAAAAAGAAAATTTAGCAAGCAATATAGGTGTGGGAAGTTTAAAATCCGCCGCTGTAACAGCATTGCCGCGAAGGGTAACAGATAGATTTGATATCATTTGCTTCATACCCAAAACTAAGCTAAATTTCGATACAAAAGAAATTTAACCGCCTCCATTTCCTATTTAAATAGAAACCATTTAGTTCAACTCACCGGTCAAATAGAGGTATTTGTACCGAACGATATCCCTTGAATTCGTAAATCTGACAAGCTTTTCACGTTTAAAGACATAATTAGAAACCTTGTCTTCCATTAAACGTAAGAACTCAACAAACTCGGCGAAAAAGCTTTGGCGTTCACCGGCTGTAAACTGACTATTTCTTACAATCCAAAAAAACTGGTCTTCATTGACATGAAAAGACACTTCATTTTTCTTCTCTTTTCGAAAAATAAAAATCGGGTCGTTTTCTTGGTTAATAAATAAAGCAAAACCGGTATTTCCACCATCCAGGTTTACCACAAAAGCGGAAAAATAAACGGTACCTATCTGTAAATTTTCCAGACAAATTAATTTATGCAACATCAGGTTGGCAGTTAGATCACCTAAAAGTATTAAGTTTTTATTAAAAAACAAAAAAAGACCCACAAAAATGTGAGTCTTTTTATTACAAATAGGATTTTACTAGAACGTAAATTTCACTGAAGCGTTCCAGGTTCTGCCCTGACCGATCAATACAAAATTGGATGTATCAATACCATTCCAGATATTGTCAGCATTTGTCGTTACTGTACTGGAGGTCGCCTCGGAAATATAGAATTTGTTTAATACGTTATTCATATTAACACGGAAACTCATTGTATTTTTATCACTTACTTTAACCTCATAGGATAATCCGGCATCCAGTAGATTGAAAGAAGGAAGCTCAATTACTCGACCAACTTTTTTACCATCTTCTTCAACT
The window above is part of the Sphingobacterium sp. ML3W genome. Proteins encoded here:
- the asnA gene encoding aspartate--ammonia ligase, with the translated sequence MYNDPYMAFQLTHMEGRKLLNTEVAISFVKDTFVQELKNKLNLIPISSPLVVLDGTGLNDDLNGIERPVSFPIKSLNEKRAVVVHSLAKWKRVRLKELEMLPGEGIVTDMKALRPDEDYTPIHSIYVDQWDWEKVIGKDQRNLVLLKDTVLNIYESLRFTELQVECKYPQIKAILPETITFISSEELLQKYPDLSAKERENAITKEHGAVFLYGIGGALSNGVAHDGRAADYDDWSTTNEAGYNGLNGDILVWNPILNSAFELSSMGIRVDKTALAHQMEIRNCSEKSKLTFHSMLLNDELPESMGGGIGQSRVCMFMLKKQHIGEVQVSIWEEDKKQALREEGIDIL
- a CDS encoding DEAD/DEAH box helicase — its product is MQLEAILNKLGISSLNEMQQKVLDTYQQDKDLILLSPTGSGKTLAFSLLILQQLKDIAREVQVLVLVPTRELSLQIEQVIRKLATGYKVTCAYGGHSIRIEKNAFKDAPSILIGTPGRIKQHLEEGNFDPTQIHTIILDEFDKSLELGFHQQMDFIIRHMPKIKSRILTSATTMETIPAFTQIQDPITVDFLKDANNIPRITIKKVVATSQKKLEALLKLICKIGTKKMIIFCNHRDAVDHISDLLDNRNIIHDIFHGGLEQQDRELALLKFRNHSNNVLITTDLAARGLDIPEVDAIIHYQLPHKEDDFTHRNGRTARMQAKGDVYVILKPEENYPYILEDTAEEEFPDFYDLPENSPFATLYVSAGRKDKVNKIDIVGFLLSLEGIEKDDIGIIEVKDKIAYVAVRRKLALAIINAANGQKVKGRKVKVGRT
- a CDS encoding menaquinone biosynthesis protein is translated as MNKIRVSAVSYTNTYPFLNGIRKSKVMDQIDLSVDYPSACAQKVIDDEADMGIIPTAALLSLPEYYINTDFCIGTEGAVDSVFIFSNKPITEVDTLRLDKQSRTSNGLARVLLKNYWKREIQLITDDSVEPDAYVLIGDRTFGKKNTVPYVYDLGKEWFDFTGLPFAFALWVSNKKLPESFVKDFNDALAYGVAHATDVIEGLPEFEGFDYTKYLTAHLDFHLTDQKREAVQRYLGYLKDLD
- a CDS encoding histidine phosphatase family protein, producing MKKTFYFIRHGQTDLNLKGIVQGRGVNSPLNETGMAQAQAFFERYNTVPFDKVYTSTLLRTHQTVKGFIDQNLPWEQLVGLDEISWGIYEGKEQTPELLSGFEQLVAAWRNGELNVSIENGESPNALMERQQVALDHMLAQTNEENILVCMHGRALRIMLCLMTGIDARYMDDFPHTNTALYKLLYNNGQFEIIDHYNTDHLEALMNE
- the mqnE gene encoding aminofutalosine synthase MqnE produces the protein MNAIDKLNFLINDKHLDVELRNIAEKVLREERITFDEGVLLYEKGELGYLGVLANYIREKRHGDHTFFNRNFHIEPTNVCVYDCKFCSYSRLIKERAEGWEMEVDGMMDIVKKYDNEAVTEVHITGGVVPKQNLEFYADFFKRCKAHRPELHIKGLTPVEYYYIFKKAKLSHYDGLKYLQSCGLDSMPGGGAEIFHPEIREQIAHDKCTAEQWLDIHEQAHRLGMHTNATMLYGHIEQFWHRVDHMERLRQLQDKTGGFQTFIPLKFRNKENQMSHIPEVSVIEDLRNYAIARIYMDNFDHIKAYWAMISRDTAQLSLAFGVDDIDGTLDDTTKIYSMAGAEEQKPGMTTKEVVELIKKVGRHPIERDTLYNVVTDYNDVVFEEDTKKKSYYALPVVNP
- a CDS encoding ABC transporter ATP-binding protein; its protein translation is MKTYFRLLSFAKPIEKFAIPYVICTLITVVFSTLNLALLAPLLHTLFNTGKSVTEVVKPEAYTDILAWFNYYANVANSQLGAYGALKYVCIVIVISVFISNLFRYFCQRIMENFRIHTLLKLRRAVFDNVMDLHVGYFTGQRKGDIVSKVASDVQVVQYSVTGTLQVVFKEPLQLIAYIVMLFNISAKLTFFSLLVIPISAFFIARIVKNLKSQARSAQESYGNMISYLDEALSGIKIIKAFNAVSFIKNRFHNENERYANIGRAMAKRQQLGSPVSELLGVMMVAIILLYGGHLVLSGDKSLTAPAFIAYIAIFSQVMRPAKALTDAFSGIHNGLAAGERVLELVDERSEVTDKPNAKKVESFEQRIVFKDVNFAYTKDKKILQGIDLEIEKGKVIALVGPSGGGKSTLVDLIPRFMDVTDGQILFDGVDLRDLDQDSLRSMIGVVNQESILFNDTIFNNIAFANLAASQEEIEAAAKIANAHEFILKTDQGYQTNIGDRGGKLSGGQRQRICIARAVLKNPPIMLLDEATSALDTESEKLVQDSLYKLMDNRTTVVIAHRLSTIQNADKIVVIEAGKIVETGSHSELLQHNGLYKKLIEMQQFTD
- a CDS encoding aminotransferase class I/II-fold pyridoxal phosphate-dependent enzyme yields the protein MQIDVAKRLQQTEEYYFSKKLREIDELNKQGARVINLGIGSPDLPPHPEVIATLNTNAQLPNVHGYQNYKGAPALRQAVADWYQRYYQATFNPNTEILPLIGSKEGIVHICMTYLQEGDKALIPNPGYPAYAAAVRLSGAESITYKLTQEKNWLIDFDELRKQDLSKVKLMWINYPHMPTGASASDAFYKELIEFAKEFNILICHDNPYSFILTDKPRSIMSVEGAKEVAIELNSLSKSSNMAGWRVGALVGSEERINQVLRFKSNMDSGMFLPVQLAAAKALQLQDSWYQDLNKIYADRRHKVYEIMNLLGCSYQKDQVGLFVWAQIPNSYKDGYALSDAVLDKARVFITPGGIFGDGGNQYIRISLCATVEVLEESIQRIKDNF
- a CDS encoding prephenate dehydrogenase → MGFERQTRINNYSHMNIAIVGVGLIGGSVAIRLKETKFCSKIIGVDKSEKNLDKAKQIGFIDEAMTLEEAIKNCKVLILTIPVDAILQVVPQILDQVTDQVVIDMGSTKTNILNKIKDHPNRGRYIAGHPMAGTEYSGPEAAVAGLFKGKMMVYVEAFRTDEDAFEVTDAITDQLEMRTCFMNADEHDVHTAYVSHISHLTSFALALTVLEKEKSQGRIFELAGSGFESTVRLAKSSPDMWTPIFKQNRENVLEVLEEHIKQLQSLHDSIASEDYDKLHKLIKRSNKIKRIIK